A single Hypanus sabinus isolate sHypSab1 chromosome 24, sHypSab1.hap1, whole genome shotgun sequence DNA region contains:
- the tmem234 gene encoding transmembrane protein 234 has translation MATVLEAFCLILVAVLWGATNPFLKKGTEGIEKVKCGNAVAQLFAEMKFLIFNYKYMIPFLLNQSGSVLYYFTLASTDLSLAVLMSNALTFLFTLITGKLLGEDIGGKQEIAGMLLTLMGITLCIASNVRAES, from the exons ATGgcgactgtgt TGGAGGCTTTCTGCCTCATCCTGGTGGCAGTGTTGTGGGGCGCGACCAACCCTTTCCTCAAGAAGGGCACTGAGGGCATAGAGAAGGTGAAGTGTGGGAATGCTGTCGCCCAGCTGTTTGCAGAGAtgaaatttttaatttttaattacaAG TATATGATACCTTTTCTTCTAAACCAAAGCGGGTCAGTTCTTTACTACTTCACCCTGGCTTCTACAG ATTTGTCCTTGGCTGTGCTCATGTCAAATGCCCTTACATTTTTGTTCACATTGATAACTGGAAAGTTACTGGGGGAAGATATTGGTGGTAAAC AGGAGATTGCAGGAATGCTGCTGACTCTCATGGGAATTACTTTGTGCATAGCAAGCAATGTCAGGGCGGAATCTTGA